A single region of the Vagococcus teuberi genome encodes:
- the folD gene encoding bifunctional methylenetetrahydrofolate dehydrogenase/methenyltetrahydrofolate cyclohydrolase FolD produces the protein MTVILDGKALANKMQANLANEVADWKSKGYRIPKLVVILIGEDSASKVYVKNKEKSAQKIGFHSVVRRLDEAVSEAELLDIIAEYNQDETVDGILVQLPLPKHIDEENVLLAIDPKKDVDGFHPLNVGKLFVGDPDMHPCTPFGIITLLKEYNIELVGKKVVIIGRSNIVGKPLMHMMLNEDATVTITHSKTKNLKEETLTADVLVAAIGQAEFITSDYVKEGAVVIDVGMNRNSDGKLVGDVDFEDVLPKVSAITPVPGGVGPMTITMLMEQTMYQGRKHCGEESHDNK, from the coding sequence ATGACAGTAATTTTAGACGGGAAAGCATTAGCCAATAAAATGCAAGCAAATTTAGCTAATGAAGTGGCGGATTGGAAAAGTAAAGGTTACCGTATACCCAAACTAGTAGTAATTCTAATAGGAGAAGACAGTGCTAGTAAAGTATATGTGAAAAATAAAGAAAAATCAGCCCAAAAAATCGGATTCCATTCAGTAGTAAGAAGACTAGATGAAGCAGTTAGTGAGGCAGAGTTGTTAGACATCATTGCAGAGTATAATCAAGATGAAACAGTGGATGGTATCTTAGTACAGCTACCATTACCTAAACATATTGATGAGGAGAATGTGTTACTTGCTATTGATCCTAAAAAAGATGTGGATGGATTTCATCCACTTAATGTAGGAAAACTTTTTGTCGGGGATCCTGATATGCATCCTTGCACGCCTTTTGGTATTATTACATTACTAAAAGAGTATAATATTGAGTTGGTTGGAAAAAAAGTTGTGATAATTGGTAGAAGTAATATCGTTGGAAAACCTTTAATGCATATGATGTTAAATGAAGATGCTACTGTCACTATTACTCATTCAAAAACTAAGAATTTAAAAGAAGAAACATTAACAGCAGATGTATTAGTTGCGGCAATTGGACAAGCTGAGTTTATTACATCTGATTATGTAAAAGAAGGAGCAGTTGTCATTGATGTTGGGATGAATCGAAATAGCGATGGTAAACTAGTTGGGGATGTAGATTTTGAAGACGTGTTACCTAAAGTTAGTGCGATTACGCCGGTTCCAGGAGGCGTTGGTCCAATGACAATAACTATGCTAATGGAACAAACGATGTATCAAGGTAGAAAACATTGTGGAGAGGAAAGCCATGACAACAAGTGA
- the xseA gene encoding exodeoxyribonuclease VII large subunit, with protein MTTSDYLTVTALTKYLKRKFDADPYLEKVYLTGEVSNFRARVNSHQYFSLKDDKAKISAVMFKGAYQKLKFTPEEGMKVLVVGRLSLYEASGNYQIYIDHMEPDGVGALYQAYEQLKASLEKEGLFKLTHKQSLVKYPKRIAVITSPSGAVIKDIMTTIQRRYPIAQLVLFPTKVQGDDAAGEIAQRIKEVDAIGNFDTMIVGRGGGSIEDLWSFNTEEVVRAVFEARTPVISSVGHETDTTLTDLVADVRAATPTAAAELAVPVLQEELLKIREKQSRLYHALDNQLKHKRARFEKVSESVIFKQPNRLYEAFYLQLDNLDRRLKQTMSTQLHEKQVKWQKQSERLMVKNPSELIKRRHQEREFLEQNLHRAMYQLISDKKQSLYQTTESLDLLSPLKTMGRGYSYVTKNNHIVKSVSDVKIGDEMILNVSDGQIQAEVKEIESDGKA; from the coding sequence ATGACAACAAGTGATTATTTAACGGTCACAGCATTAACAAAATATTTAAAACGTAAATTTGATGCAGACCCATATTTAGAAAAAGTGTATTTGACTGGTGAAGTATCAAATTTTAGAGCAAGAGTAAATAGTCATCAATATTTTAGCTTGAAAGATGATAAGGCTAAAATTTCAGCAGTAATGTTTAAAGGGGCATACCAAAAACTAAAATTTACTCCTGAAGAGGGGATGAAAGTTTTAGTGGTTGGTCGCCTCTCTCTTTATGAGGCGTCTGGTAATTATCAAATTTATATTGATCATATGGAACCAGATGGAGTAGGTGCTTTGTATCAAGCTTATGAACAACTAAAAGCATCACTAGAAAAAGAAGGATTGTTTAAATTAACACATAAACAATCATTAGTGAAGTATCCCAAACGAATTGCAGTTATCACAAGTCCGAGTGGCGCGGTTATTAAAGATATTATGACCACGATACAAAGACGTTATCCTATTGCACAGTTAGTATTATTTCCGACAAAAGTTCAAGGAGATGATGCTGCAGGAGAAATTGCACAACGAATCAAAGAAGTAGATGCTATTGGCAATTTCGATACGATGATTGTTGGTCGTGGTGGAGGCTCTATTGAAGATTTGTGGTCATTTAATACAGAAGAAGTGGTTCGTGCTGTTTTTGAAGCGAGAACACCGGTTATTTCATCTGTGGGACATGAAACAGATACTACGTTGACCGATTTAGTGGCAGATGTACGAGCGGCAACTCCAACAGCGGCAGCAGAACTAGCAGTACCTGTGTTACAAGAAGAGTTACTTAAAATTCGAGAAAAGCAATCACGCTTGTATCATGCACTTGATAATCAATTAAAACATAAACGTGCTCGATTTGAAAAAGTGAGTGAGTCAGTCATATTTAAACAACCAAATCGATTGTATGAAGCATTTTATTTACAATTAGATAATTTAGATCGACGTTTGAAACAGACTATGAGCACTCAGTTACATGAAAAGCAAGTGAAATGGCAAAAGCAATCAGAAAGATTGATGGTAAAAAATCCGTCTGAATTAATTAAACGACGTCACCAAGAACGAGAATTCTTGGAACAGAATTTACACAGAGCAATGTATCAACTCATTAGTGATAAAAAGCAATCTCTTTATCAAACGACTGAATCACTAGATTTACTGAGTCCACTTAAGACAATGGGGCGAGGGTATAGTTATGTGACTAAGAATAATCATATTGTAAAAAGTGTCTCAGATGTTAAAATTGGAGATGAGATGATATTGAATGTATCAGATGGCCAGATACAAGCAGAAGTAAAAGAGATAGAAAGTGATGGGAAAGCATGA
- a CDS encoding exodeoxyribonuclease VII small subunit encodes MSKEKQTFEESMEELEQIIKGLESGDVPLETALEKFQRGVELSKECQKTLANAEKTLTKVMSQDGQEIDFEAKGD; translated from the coding sequence ATGAGTAAAGAAAAACAAACATTTGAAGAGTCAATGGAAGAGCTTGAACAAATCATTAAAGGACTAGAATCAGGAGATGTACCGTTAGAAACGGCATTGGAAAAGTTTCAACGAGGAGTTGAGTTAAGTAAAGAGTGTCAAAAGACATTAGCAAATGCCGAAAAAACACTGACTAAAGTAATGAGTCAAGATGGTCAAGAAATTGATTTTGAAGCAAAAGGAGACTAA
- a CDS encoding polyprenyl synthetase family protein yields MSTYTDFVTRHAPIIEQTICTFLKKETIGEDLYDSMNYSVKAGGKKFRPLLFLATLSLVGYPITNEEYKVASSLEMIHTYSLIHDDLPAMDDDDLRRGKPTNHKQFGEAMAILAGDGLLTESFHLLSSAKIEATKLVKLVEILSSSAGTKGMIAGQVEDIEAEEQSVSLAELQLIHEKKTGALIKSAVEMACVLASVSPIIESELMTYATSVGIAFQIRDDLLDVIGDEDVIGKHVGSDEKLNKSTYVSLLGLEEAKEAFYTQCDIAKEALRRTKIELGIDNTQTLLDEILKELKEI; encoded by the coding sequence ATGTCGACATACACTGATTTTGTGACACGACATGCACCAATCATTGAACAAACCATTTGTACATTTTTAAAAAAAGAAACAATAGGTGAAGACTTGTATGACTCTATGAATTATTCGGTAAAAGCTGGTGGGAAAAAATTCCGTCCACTTTTATTTTTGGCGACGTTATCCTTAGTTGGTTACCCAATTACTAATGAAGAATATAAAGTCGCAAGTTCTTTAGAAATGATTCATACCTATTCGTTAATCCATGATGATTTGCCAGCGATGGATGATGATGATTTACGACGAGGAAAACCAACCAATCATAAACAATTTGGCGAAGCCATGGCTATTTTGGCAGGCGATGGCTTATTAACGGAGTCTTTTCATCTGCTTTCTAGTGCGAAGATAGAAGCAACTAAATTAGTTAAGTTGGTAGAAATTCTATCTAGTAGTGCTGGGACAAAAGGTATGATAGCTGGTCAAGTTGAAGACATAGAAGCAGAAGAGCAATCTGTGTCACTTGCTGAACTGCAATTGATTCATGAGAAGAAAACGGGAGCATTGATAAAATCTGCCGTTGAAATGGCATGTGTGTTAGCAAGTGTAAGCCCCATCATTGAAAGTGAGTTAATGACTTATGCAACATCTGTTGGGATTGCGTTTCAAATTCGCGATGACTTATTGGATGTGATTGGTGATGAGGATGTTATCGGGAAACATGTTGGTAGTGATGAAAAATTAAACAAATCAACTTACGTGTCATTGTTAGGGTTAGAAGAAGCCAAAGAAGCGTTTTATACACAATGTGACATAGCCAAAGAAGCATTGCGCCGAACAAAAATTGAATTGGGAATAGACAATACTCAAACGTTACTAGATGAAATATTAAAAGAATTGAAGGAAATATAA
- a CDS encoding TlyA family RNA methyltransferase: MKEKVGKERVDVLLVQQGLCETREKAKRTVMAGLVCDEKNIRYDKPGEKIPITTELRLKGQVLKYVSRGGLKLEKAIEVFDIDFSNKILLDIGSSTGGFTDVALQNGAMMSYALDVGSNQLAWKLRQDERVEVMEKTNFRYSKLADFKLGQPTIATIDVSFISLKLIIPVLRDIISNDGEVVALIKPQFEAGKEQVGKKGIVRDKKVHVDVLNRMIDMMADSRFNVMQLDYSPITGGEGNIEFLAYLKPCEEVGNYLGEELPAQLVERAHAQLNG; the protein is encoded by the coding sequence ATGAAAGAAAAAGTCGGCAAAGAACGAGTAGACGTTCTTTTAGTACAACAAGGATTGTGTGAGACAAGAGAAAAAGCCAAACGAACAGTGATGGCTGGTTTGGTATGTGATGAGAAAAATATTCGATACGATAAACCTGGTGAAAAAATACCTATCACGACTGAATTACGTTTAAAAGGTCAAGTATTAAAATATGTGTCTCGCGGCGGATTGAAACTTGAAAAAGCAATAGAGGTATTTGATATTGATTTTTCTAACAAAATCTTATTAGATATAGGTTCGTCGACAGGCGGATTTACTGACGTAGCCTTACAAAATGGAGCTATGATGAGTTATGCTTTAGATGTTGGGTCAAATCAATTAGCATGGAAACTTCGTCAAGATGAACGTGTCGAAGTGATGGAAAAAACTAATTTTAGGTATTCAAAATTAGCTGATTTTAAATTAGGTCAACCGACAATTGCCACGATAGATGTTTCATTTATTTCATTAAAGCTAATAATCCCTGTGTTGCGTGATATTATTTCAAATGATGGAGAAGTAGTTGCTTTAATCAAACCGCAATTTGAAGCTGGAAAAGAACAAGTCGGTAAAAAAGGCATAGTAAGAGACAAAAAAGTTCATGTTGATGTATTGAATAGAATGATAGACATGATGGCAGACTCAAGGTTTAATGTTATGCAATTAGATTACTCGCCTATAACAGGTGGGGAGGGCAATATTGAATTTCTTGCTTATTTAAAACCTTGTGAAGAAGTAGGTAACTATTTAGGAGAAGAACTTCCTGCTCAATTAGTAGAAAGAGCTCATGCTCAGTTAAATGGATAA
- a CDS encoding arginine repressor has protein sequence MRKSERQKLIKQIILEESVGKQEELVILLKERGIPVTQATVSRDIKELNLIKQVDEHGEFRYYLPKNDTSEKRRLEKMIETSFIKVEIMDNLVNLQLEPGVGVIIGKLVEFVYEDSLFAVVANDDKLLIITRTNEQARMLEREILSMT, from the coding sequence ATGAGAAAATCTGAACGACAAAAGTTAATCAAACAAATCATATTGGAAGAAAGTGTTGGCAAACAAGAAGAGTTAGTTATTTTATTAAAAGAACGCGGTATTCCTGTGACTCAAGCGACAGTATCTCGAGATATAAAAGAGTTGAATTTGATTAAACAAGTGGATGAGCATGGAGAATTCAGATATTACCTTCCTAAAAATGACACATCAGAAAAACGTCGCTTGGAAAAAATGATTGAAACATCATTTATAAAAGTCGAAATAATGGATAATTTGGTGAACTTGCAATTAGAGCCAGGAGTGGGTGTCATTATAGGAAAACTTGTTGAATTTGTGTATGAGGATAGTTTGTTTGCCGTTGTTGCTAATGATGATAAATTACTGATTATTACACGAACGAATGAACAGGCACGTATGTTAGAAAGAGAAATTTTATCTATGACATAA
- the recN gene encoding DNA repair protein RecN — MIQELTVQDFAIISNLTIPFKEGMTVLTGETGAGKSIIIDAMGLIVGGRGSADYIRDGAERCRIEGSFFVSDNEKVATFLEDNGIEPADGQLVIQREIYRTGRNNCRINGQLVTTKTLREIGPFIVDIHGQNEHQELMQVQNHLRLLDQYAPSDVKELKEMYQEKYQKYDELKHKVTHLLNNEKEFVQRMDMLTFQYKEIETAQLVVGEEESLIEERRRLVNFQKIMDSLKKAYQYLDNEEINAVSLSGAAMTEMEQIESIDTEYAETTELLRTAYYSLQEATGRINTSLEQLEMDDERLIVIDNRLDIIRQLKRKYGETVEEVLAYFEEITQELESQLDTTTDVTKLQEQLIEMEQELQGIALKLSEKRHQVAKVLEENIMSQLASLYMEQAVFEVAFMQTDLTINGIDKAEFYLSTNVGESLKPLTKIVSGGELSRIMLALKTIFSTTQSITSIVFDEVDTGVSGRVAQAIAEKIHQIGSHSQVLCITHLPQVAAIADTQYFIRKLVKDNRTQTQVSELADSERVNEIARMLSGSDVTELTKEHAKELLDLAKK, encoded by the coding sequence ATGATTCAAGAATTAACAGTTCAAGATTTTGCAATTATTTCTAATTTAACGATTCCTTTTAAAGAAGGAATGACAGTGCTGACAGGTGAAACAGGCGCGGGGAAATCGATTATTATAGATGCGATGGGATTAATCGTTGGTGGTCGTGGTTCAGCTGATTATATAAGAGATGGTGCAGAGAGATGTCGGATTGAAGGGTCATTTTTTGTTTCAGATAATGAAAAAGTTGCTACATTTTTAGAAGATAATGGGATAGAACCAGCAGATGGTCAATTAGTTATTCAGCGTGAAATATATCGCACAGGGAGAAATAATTGCCGAATTAACGGGCAATTAGTTACCACCAAAACTCTGCGTGAGATTGGTCCTTTTATAGTTGATATCCATGGACAAAACGAGCATCAAGAATTAATGCAAGTTCAAAACCACCTAAGATTACTAGATCAATATGCTCCAAGTGATGTAAAAGAACTGAAAGAGATGTATCAAGAAAAATATCAGAAGTATGATGAATTAAAACATAAAGTGACACATCTATTGAATAATGAAAAAGAATTTGTTCAACGCATGGACATGCTGACATTTCAATATAAAGAAATCGAAACAGCTCAACTTGTTGTTGGTGAAGAAGAATCTTTAATAGAAGAAAGACGTCGATTAGTAAACTTTCAAAAAATAATGGATTCATTAAAGAAAGCCTATCAGTATTTAGACAATGAAGAAATCAATGCTGTGAGCTTAAGTGGCGCAGCAATGACCGAGATGGAACAAATAGAGTCTATTGATACAGAATATGCTGAAACGACGGAGTTATTGCGTACAGCATACTATTCTTTGCAAGAAGCAACAGGGAGAATCAACACATCTTTAGAACAATTAGAAATGGATGATGAGCGATTAATTGTGATTGATAATCGACTCGATATTATTAGGCAATTAAAAAGAAAATATGGCGAGACAGTAGAAGAAGTGCTTGCATATTTTGAAGAAATTACCCAAGAGTTAGAATCACAACTAGATACCACAACAGATGTGACTAAATTACAAGAACAGTTAATAGAAATGGAGCAAGAATTACAGGGGATAGCATTAAAACTTAGCGAAAAAAGACATCAAGTCGCAAAAGTATTAGAAGAAAATATCATGTCTCAATTGGCTAGTTTGTATATGGAACAAGCGGTTTTCGAAGTAGCATTTATGCAAACTGATTTAACGATTAATGGAATAGATAAAGCTGAGTTTTATTTATCTACCAATGTTGGTGAGTCATTAAAGCCTTTAACAAAAATTGTTTCTGGCGGGGAATTGTCACGAATTATGTTAGCGTTAAAAACCATTTTTTCAACGACACAATCCATTACTAGTATTGTGTTTGATGAGGTTGATACGGGAGTAAGTGGTCGTGTGGCGCAAGCAATTGCTGAAAAAATTCATCAGATTGGTTCACACTCTCAAGTATTATGTATTACCCATTTACCACAAGTAGCAGCAATAGCAGATACTCAATATTTTATCAGAAAATTGGTTAAAGATAACCGTACACAAACACAAGTTAGTGAGTTGGCTGATAGTGAGCGAGTAAATGAAATTGCGCGTATGCTTTCAGGATCAGATGTCACTGAGTTGACGAAAGAACATGCAAAAGAATTGCTTGATTTA